A section of the Streptomyces sp. Je 1-369 genome encodes:
- a CDS encoding short-chain fatty acyl-CoA regulator family protein, with product MSKTYAGARLRRLREERRMSQAELARTLAISPSYLNQMEHDSRPLTVPVLLRLTETFGVDPGFFSERDTTRLVADLREALVGEITEARVSPSDLAELASRMPAVAQVLLDLGRRGQLLSERLAEAADGRDGAAPDLPRSPHDEIRDFFYRRRNYLHDTDIAAEHLAEELGIRPGEVTRALTARLTDAHGVRLTAGAGAGAGAGDRLTAGPSDRPTAGTGDRLHHYDETTRTLHLSSRLRPGQRAFRMATQLALLEHGDVLDRQAADDFTPGTPTHALARIGIAHYFAAALVLPYRAFHAAAEEVRYDIERLTDRYGLGYETVCHRLSTLQRPRLRGVPFSFVRVDRAGNLSKRQSATGFHFSRTGGTCPLWNVYEAFAAPGRIHVQIAEMPDGQRYLWTARAITRHRGGWGEPGKTFAIGLGCEIRHAHRLVYSDGLDLSTAAAATPIGMGCRVCERLDCPQRAAPPLGRPLRIDQNSSTFVPYPVTDAPN from the coding sequence GTGAGCAAGACGTACGCGGGCGCGCGACTGCGGCGGCTGCGCGAGGAGCGCCGGATGAGCCAGGCCGAGCTCGCCCGCACCCTGGCCATCTCGCCGAGCTACCTCAACCAGATGGAGCACGACTCCCGCCCCCTCACCGTGCCCGTTCTGCTCCGGCTGACCGAGACCTTCGGCGTGGACCCGGGCTTCTTCTCCGAGCGGGACACGACCCGGCTCGTGGCGGACCTGAGGGAGGCGCTGGTCGGCGAGATCACCGAAGCCCGTGTCTCCCCTTCCGACCTCGCCGAGCTCGCCTCGCGCATGCCCGCGGTCGCGCAGGTCCTGCTGGACCTCGGCCGCCGCGGCCAGCTCCTGTCCGAACGCCTCGCGGAAGCCGCGGACGGCCGCGACGGCGCGGCCCCCGACCTGCCCCGCTCACCCCACGACGAGATCCGCGACTTCTTCTACCGCCGCAGGAACTACCTCCACGACACCGACATCGCCGCCGAGCATCTCGCCGAGGAGCTGGGCATCCGGCCCGGCGAGGTCACGCGCGCCCTGACCGCACGGCTCACCGACGCCCACGGCGTACGCCTGACCGCCGGGGCCGGGGCCGGGGCCGGGGCCGGTGACCGCCTGACCGCCGGGCCCAGCGACCGCCCGACCGCCGGGACCGGCGACCGCCTGCACCACTACGACGAAACGACCCGCACCCTCCACCTCTCCAGCCGTCTGCGCCCCGGCCAGCGCGCCTTCCGCATGGCCACCCAGCTCGCGCTCCTCGAACACGGCGACGTACTCGACCGCCAGGCCGCCGACGACTTCACGCCCGGCACGCCGACCCACGCCCTCGCCCGCATCGGCATCGCCCACTACTTCGCCGCCGCACTCGTCCTGCCGTACCGCGCCTTCCACGCGGCGGCCGAAGAGGTCCGGTACGACATCGAACGGCTCACCGACCGCTACGGCCTCGGCTACGAAACCGTCTGCCACCGGCTCAGCACCCTCCAACGCCCGCGCCTGCGGGGCGTGCCCTTCTCCTTCGTCCGGGTAGACCGGGCGGGCAACCTCTCCAAGCGCCAGTCCGCCACGGGCTTCCACTTCTCACGCACCGGTGGCACCTGCCCGCTCTGGAACGTGTACGAGGCCTTCGCCGCGCCCGGCCGCATCCACGTACAGATCGCCGAAATGCCCGACGGGCAGCGCTACTTGTGGACCGCCCGCGCCATCACCCGGCACCGCGGCGGCTGGGGCGAACCGGGCAAGACCTTCGCCATCGGCCTCGGCTGCGAGATCCGCCACGCCCACCGCCTCGTCTACTCCGACGGACTCGACCTCTCCACTGCGGCGGCCGCCACCCCCATTGGGATGGGCTGCCGCGTCTGCGAACGCCTCGACTGCCCCCAACGAGCCGCACCGCCGCTGGGCCGCCCCCTGCGCATCGACCAGAACAGCAGCACGTTCGTGCCCTACCCGGTGACCGACGCCCCGAATTGA
- the aceA gene encoding isocitrate lyase yields the protein MADARKHAAEELARRWATDPRWQGIDRTYSADDVVRLAGSVREEHTLARRGAERLWRQLHDLDYVHALGALTGGQAVQQVKAGLQAVYLSGWQVAADANQAGHTYPDQSLYPANSVPQVVRRINNALLRADQIATSEGDGDVTDWLAPVVADAEAGFGGPLNAFELTKAMIAAGAAGIHYEDQLASEKKCGHLGGKVLVPTGQHIRTLNAARLAADIADVPTLIVARTDALAANLLTSDVDERDAEFVTGERTAEGFYRVRNGMAPVIARGLAYAPYADLIWVETSTPDLAQAREFAEAIHAEHPDQMLAYNCSPSFNWKAALDDDEIAKFQRELGALGYKFQFITLAGFHSLNHGMFDLARGYADHGMTAYVDLQEREFAAQEHGFTAVRHQREVGTGYFDLVSTAVNPASSTTALAGSTEAEQFH from the coding sequence ATGGCAGACGCGAGGAAGCACGCGGCCGAAGAGCTCGCACGGCGCTGGGCCACCGACCCCCGGTGGCAGGGCATCGACCGCACGTACAGCGCCGACGACGTCGTCCGGCTCGCCGGCAGCGTCCGCGAGGAGCACACCCTGGCGCGCCGCGGCGCGGAGCGGCTGTGGCGGCAGCTGCACGACCTGGACTACGTCCACGCGCTGGGCGCGCTGACCGGTGGACAGGCGGTGCAGCAGGTCAAGGCCGGTCTCCAGGCCGTCTACCTGTCCGGCTGGCAGGTCGCGGCCGACGCCAACCAGGCCGGTCACACCTACCCGGACCAGAGCCTGTACCCCGCCAACTCCGTTCCCCAGGTGGTGCGTCGCATCAACAACGCGCTGCTGCGCGCCGACCAGATCGCCACGAGCGAGGGCGACGGGGACGTGACGGACTGGCTCGCGCCGGTCGTCGCCGACGCGGAGGCGGGCTTCGGCGGCCCGCTCAACGCCTTCGAGCTGACCAAAGCCATGATCGCGGCGGGTGCGGCGGGCATCCACTATGAGGACCAGCTCGCCTCCGAGAAGAAGTGCGGTCATCTCGGCGGCAAGGTGCTCGTGCCGACCGGCCAGCACATCCGTACCCTCAACGCGGCCCGGCTCGCCGCGGACATCGCCGACGTGCCGACCCTGATCGTGGCCCGCACGGACGCGCTCGCCGCCAACCTCCTCACCAGCGACGTCGACGAGCGCGACGCGGAGTTCGTGACGGGCGAGCGGACGGCGGAGGGCTTCTACCGGGTCAGGAACGGCATGGCCCCGGTGATCGCGCGCGGCCTCGCCTACGCCCCGTACGCCGATCTCATCTGGGTGGAGACCAGCACGCCGGACCTGGCGCAGGCCCGCGAGTTCGCCGAGGCGATCCACGCCGAGCACCCGGACCAGATGCTGGCCTACAACTGCTCGCCGTCCTTCAACTGGAAGGCCGCCCTCGACGACGACGAGATCGCCAAGTTCCAGCGCGAGCTGGGCGCGTTGGGCTACAAGTTCCAGTTCATCACCCTGGCCGGTTTCCACTCCCTCAACCACGGCATGTTCGACCTGGCACGCGGCTACGCGGACCACGGCATGACCGCGTACGTCGACCTCCAGGAGCGGGAGTTCGCGGCGCAGGAACACGGTTTCACCGCGGTCAGGCACCAGCGCGAGGTCGGTACCGGCTACTTCGACCTCGTGTCGACCGCGGTCAACCCCGCCTCCTCCACGACCGCGCTGGCGGGCTCCACGGAGGCGGAGCAGTTCCACTAG